TTCTCATTTTAATCGTCATTAGATGTTAGAAACGTACAACTTGGTGGTTTCCGCAGTCTGCGACAGAGGTTGTGGATTCTTGCTGATGAAGAACTTGATTTACGATTCTCTGTTTTAAACAGGAAATCTGTCTCATACTTGGAGCAGGATACGGTGGTGTGTTTTGGAGGGTagttttaattacaaatattatCCCTGGGAGAGTTGTATTATCTTTATGGCGTATTGGCAGTGAAGTTAACATCTCTATAGACCAAAATTCTTCATTCTCATCCATTCTTCGTCATGTTCATTATGGTCCAGGCTAGTTGGTTAATGACATGTTTAGGAGTAACTTTGGTTAAGATCACTCTTTAGTTTTATCAATTTAGGCTTGTTTTTACAATGGAGTACTCGAGGTAATAGATTATTTGAGAATCTGCATTAATAGACGATTAAGTTGGGGGCATGTTCGTAGGGATTTTAAACCAATTACTTTTGTTGAAGTACTTTTAAATATCTTTCAAAACGAACTTTGATGAAACGTAATTTTCACTTGTATAAGtttaaaattagatattaaATTAGACCTGTTTTGAAATTTATAGCGAACAAAAAGATAAGTGATCTTAACCAAACCTATAGTCAAATTGGTGAAGGAAATGATAATCAAGTAATTGAACTTATTATTTACGTCGGAATCTGTAATTTTTCATCCTCTTTCGGCCCTACATTCTTCTTTTACGTAATTTGACGGCTTGttccaaaatctaaaataaactaCTGCTCCAACTTCTTTTACATTAATTGGGGAAGATGGGAATGAATGGGTGCGGTTCGACCTTTTGATTCCCTGAAGGAAATAGAAAGGCTGAACGTATGGTCAATTTCCACTTTTAAATAGGTGGGCAAATATAAAGGGGTGTTGGCATCCGCAATAACATTGAAATGCACATTTTACTGTAGATTGAATTTATATACCTTTTAAATTTTcagtaattttaattttataaataaaatagtttggtaaaagaaaattatgtCATTCTCGTCCCATTTAAAAAGAATTGTTGAATATTCAATATGTTATTTCTTTATTTCGTTCAATGCAAAGTAGAGACGAAGTTTAATCATCGAGAGTGAACACATCGAACATTAAGAGAGAGACTATTTAAGTCCTCTTAAACTAAGGGTTTTAGTATTGGGGAGACTGTTAAACTAGATATGGAAAATAGTAACAAGTGACTTTTATCTACGATCCTCAAATTGTCGTGCTAGAAAGTATAATTTAGTTCGTAAGACATGTTCAATAAATATCAATTTGCTCAAATGTAAGATTTTGGAGACATATCTAATTATaccattattattataaatataattgttCACTCTAAGATCATGAAGTTGAAAATAATTCAACTAATTAAGAATTGATCTTGAGTTTTGAGATTTAAATCTCTAAGTCTTAAAAGACGACTAAAATATGTTAAAATGGTTATGATCAAGAGAATTTAATCAAACACGCAAGTAAAACAAAGAAATATAGACGAAATTatttttggaattcaagttAGTTAGGTTGACAATCAGAATAAACTAAGTAGAGTCTTTCAAACACAATCCAAGAAAACCTAATCCATATATTATGTGACTAGTGGATAAATACTCACCTTGTGATTAAATcctataaattaattttattatttttttgaaacaacaaaattttaaagttAAGTTTAATAGTAATGGGAAACGGTGAATATTAATTACATGGTCGTACCGAATAGTTTAGTAAGTTAAAGGCTAAAAGTGTAAATCTAAAACGGAGGTCGAGactgaaataaaaaataaacctttCGGTATTTATAGTTAAATATTTAGGGCTGCATCAAGCTAACATTTCATCTTGGTTGGTAACTCGGCAATATTTCATTCCACCTGGTCTAGTGTTCGATTCTcccccttttcttcttttccaccATTTTTGTCCCATTTCCGTTCATCGTCGTCTTCAACCTCGAGCTCATGAAGAATCAGGATTCATCTCCTCCACGCAGAAAGgtaatcaaaataaaatttcaaatcacACCTAGATAATATCCTAAACTTCTTCTTATCCTTCTTTGACTCGATTTAGATCTAAACCCTTCTCCTTCTGCAGGTTAAATTCGCTCCAAAATCCTCACAGCGCAGGAGGCCGCCACCACCTCCAGTTCAGAAAACGTACTTTTCTGAATCTCGTCTTCTTCCACATTTTGAATTTGTAAAAACCTAATTTGTTTGGGGAATTGCTGCAGTGAAGATGAAGATGGTGAGGGTTATGTTGCTCAAACTCGCTACCTGTTACGCCGTGCCAATgtaaacttcttcttcttcttctttctttcttttataatgGCTTTTCGAATTCTTTTGTGGGTTTTTGGTTTGATGTTTAGATGACTTTTGGTTTGATGTTCTTCTGATCATTTCAAATTTTGGAGGATTTGTGATCTGTGGataaaacatttgaaaagcttttcttcttctacttctgCTTTTCAGTTTGGTTCCCGAGGCAATTGTTTGATGGAAATGAAATCGTTTTTCGGACAacgttttttcttctttatttttcttcccGGAGAGGCGTTTGGggtttctcttttcttttcgttgatgaaaattaaattaaaggttAAAATATTTGGTTAGTTTTAGTTAGGCTGcactaaaaaaaattcatgaacTTTAAGATTTGAGTAAAAAATCTCCCAATTTTTAAAAGTCTCAAAAAACAcattttaaatgtaaaaaataggacaaaaatatattttaaggTTACTTTAAATGaggacaaaaatatattttaaggTTCCTTTCAATGAAAACCATTAAAAACTTcggtttaaaaaatatttttgaacttttacaagttttaaaacttaaatattttaattaaattatatgttAATAGTTGGTTGTGTTAATagttaaatattttcttttatttgaatATTTATAGTTTTGGTAggttaataaaatattaaattagtaaagatTCTCAGATCACTTATCAACTCAACTAGTCACTTTTCTGTTAGTCAACTAACAACCAAGTTCATTTAGGAATTTTTTAAAAGGAATTTACAAACATCAAAGACTACTTTGTTTCTTTCAGAACTTTAAGGACCAAATAGAAACTAATCTCAAACCTCAATGACTAAAAGAGTATTTTGTTTTAATGAACTAGGAAAATGTTTAGTAGTACTAATTTCCTCTCTAATTTGCCCGGTCATCAAATAtatgttaatttattatttatttgctTTACGACATATTTTGTCGCGATCAATAAAAGGAGGTGGTATAGGAAATTTTTCAAACCGATGTGATACGACCAAATGgtagttatttttttaaaaataaattatttctTACTTTTAGAAAACAATTTCACCATGTAAGTTGCTTACAAAAAAATTGCTAATGTTAGTTTTTCATGTAGCtatataatttagttttttttctttgttagaACCTATATAACTTAGCGTTTGAGATACTATGAGGCGACGGTTCAATATGCAGTAATTAAAAGATGATTATTAACTGGTCATTTATGTAAACTTACATTTCTCAACTCGTTATTCGTGTCCACTTCTCTATAATAATTACCAACTCAACTCAACTTTTAGTTATTTAGTTTTCTAGATAGTTTTCTGtccctttttttctttgaaaagaaGATGAGTTTTTTGGTCTGCTCTAGCTATGTTTGAGCATTTTCTTTACGCTATTATGGTTATTTCTTTCTTGAATAGTAATTTTATCAATTACCTACTGGGCTTATGCTTCAAAGTTAAAACTATGGACTTATTAAGTTCAAAGTAATAGTTCATATCTTTTTAAACAATATGACAATTGTACACATCACAAATGGAAGAACAATTTTCAACAATATCTTCATACGaaataattttgtttcatttttagCGTCGTAGATTTATGTTCCTTggtcaaatatgatttaattcaCCTTTAAAATATGTTAACATGTTTGAAAAAATAGCCTATTAGTGTAACTATATCCACCGATGATGGCTAGGTAATGAAACAATTGTTTGATTTTTCACTTTCTTTACGCATTGAAAGAGCATCGATTAGTGTTAGACAGTACAAACTACCTCTTAAGAGTTAAAACAGCAAAGGGGCAACAATTGACTCCTTAACTTTTGGCCTTAATATGTAACTGTAAAAATTgatttggttttcttttccaCTTTGCAGGAGAATCTCGGAAAACGAGCGAACAAGGTCGAAAAAAAATGTACATGAAGTATTacttcaaaattttgaattaatatcAATAGCACTGTATTGGGTTTTTAATATAATTTGGAGCGATTGTCCATGCAAACGGATTTGTTTTCATTCATAAGAAAGTGTGGCTAATAATTTTGTGGTTGAACGTATGAAGGAAAAAATTGCAAAACTACCTTGAACATTCGTATCTAATAATTATTAGGGGCATACAGATTTTTAAATCTACCACCAACTACTCAATAATTTGTCATCACGAGAAAAGAAAATCCCAAGTTCTTAGCAATGGAAGATGAAGTTTCCATTGTTGCCTTAACATTGTCTCTATTTTCATGTGCATATCTGCAGCTTCAGTGCAAGTTGCATTCGGTCCTGGTGCTGAATCAACGTCATCTTCTATTAGAACATATGGAGTTCCCAAAGTAGAAAACGGTAGCAGAAAAAATGACATTGAGCCTGAAGTTGATGAAGATGAGGAGTTTGTCTTGCCAGTGGCTATGGATGTTAACGAAGATGGAaaattttttgataaaaaaacTAAAGATGGAATAGCTGAATCCTCTAGTTCGGCTATGGTAACCAAGACCAAGAGGGATTACAAAGAACCTTGGGtaatcttttttctctctctcagTTTTGACACACATAAAGATTAGTTTCCTGATCTTATGATACTTTTTCAGGATTACCAAAATTCTTACTATCCTACTACACTCCCTTTACGGATGCCTTACTCTGGAGACCCTGGTATGTCTTTATTCTCTCACGAACAGGAATAGAAGAAGTGTCGCATTGTCCACCTTTAGTTTTTGGTTTGTGAGAACTGACAAGTGATTTACGATATGAAATGATCTTAATGCCATCCAAGACATGTTTGTGAGTGATTTTGTATGAATTAAAATCACTTTTGTCATGTTCAAAGTTGCTATGAAACAATATCTTTATTCATATATTTGATTTCACACGTTGAACTGTGAATATCTATACAATCACAATTGATCTGaatcattattactattttcTGGAGCTATTCTGAAAAAGACAAAAGTGGTTTTAAGACTTTGTCACGCAGAAGCTTATAATCAATCTTGAAAACAAAAGCAGACTTTTAAGAGTCCTTAGATAAGGGATTGCTCATCTATGATGAAATAAACTTTTGACCTTAGTGGAGGATCGTTCTGGCTTCGTTCTGTAGTTCAGCTAACTCTCCTGCCTCTTGTTGGATTTAGAACGACTTGATGAAGCTGAGTTCGGGCAGGATGCGATGAATAGAGAGTATGACGAGAACTCTGTAATACCTGCCTTGGATCTCGGGTTGCAGGTGGGTGAATAAATTGGTAATTGTGGCTTATTTCATTATATTAATCATTAGTATTTCTTTATGCAGAATGTGGTTATAACTTATAATATGGTGGTGTTTTTTGATGCAGGATGAAAACACAGAGAATACTAAGTACTTCTTTCAGCTTCCTGCACGTCTTCCTTTACCCAAACAATCGTCTACTGCAACGGGAAAGGAGAAAGTAGGAAATTCGAGATCTTCAAACAGCACGAGCTCATCCGATCTCGACGATTTGAAGAAACTTTCTGCTGGATGTATGGGGAAACTGCTGATATACAAGAGTGGAGCTATTAAGTTGAGGCTGGGAGATATTCTTTACGATGTAAGTAAAGTCGTTAGCTTTACAACCAAAATCAAGCATtgttgaattattattattattatttttggttGCTGCTTGCCTGTAGTTTAGACCTCATATATTGTGATATTATTTGTGTTTGGAATGCCTTCAATTTGTTATCTACCACCCCAAATGACCAACCGCGGTGAGGAACCGAGGTCTTATAGATGACCTCAGCCTCGAAACCGAGGTTGTATtcgtatttattttatttacgtTATTTACAATTTAGGCTCTAGGGTTTAAAGGAGTGCACTATATAAACTCTAACTCAATAGTGACTTGTGTAAGCTGACACATTATTAATTAATGATGTGAATGTCAAATCTCAATTTTTACGTATTCTGTTTATTTTTTAAGTCAATTTCTTAACAATTTGGTCCTGTTTTGCGGCTGTCATAGGTTTCTTCTGGATCAGACTGCAGTTTTCTTCAACATGTTGTGGCAATCAACACTGAAAAGGGACAGTGCTGCGATCTCGGAGACATCGGCAAACGTGTTGTTGTAACACCAGATATTAGTTCCCTTTTAAATTCAGTGACTAATTTGAGATGATTGTGAAGAAAAAGCCTGTGGATAGAACAACCAACAAAAGAAACAACAAAGAAGGGCAAATCCTTAAACGTTTGGGTGTGTAGTGAGGGTGCTCATTTAGTAAGGAAGTTGGAATGTCAAGTTCTTGTCTAAACTTTCTCCTTTGTTAATTCTATGGAAACAACGACATATTCAGTATCTCTGATTTCTAGCTGTGGAATAGGTTTACCCGAGAATGTTGATAGTTGTAAAATACTTTTTGTGTATGATCTTTCTTGATGGTGTTAATATTAGGATCCACACTTACCTTGCACgtgaatatattttcaaaattaatataagAAAGACTAATAGTTAGAAAGAAATTTcaaagtataaaataaaaatagtaaaaactaaTTTTGAGATTTATAAAACTACTTCGAgatttattaaaataaggaAGTTGTAAATATTGAGACCAAAATAGTATGAAATTTATGAACTTGATATGTAACAATCTTTGTAGGGGGCGATTGGTTCTCACCTATATGGGATGAGTAGAGTTGATGTATTGTTTGGCACACCAATTTTAAATATTGGTGGAGTTGAGTTTGTATATTATACCAACTCACCCAACTCTCCCTTTTTCCAACGTCTCTAATAAGTCCATCTATCAGTCACATTTGATAATGACCACCGTCACACTTCAAGAATCAACTTTAACAACCACTTTCACACAACCAGCTGTAGACTCCTACGACAAACTCTAGTGACCACCTTAGCTTGACCAATTCCGACGACCAATAACTATGGGCTTTGATAATTGCCTCTGACACACAAACTTCCATGAAAATAATCTTCAATGATCAACTTTGACACTCACTTTCACTGGGCCACCTCCGACAAACTCCATTCCCACCTTAATGCGACCAGTTTTGGTGACAATAATTATGGACTACGATAACTATTTATGTGCATGTTTTATGTTAAAATATTGCATACaaatattattttgtaatattatatGGCGTATATCATTACCtaatacatattttaatttaaaaaaatgactttGAGATAATATTTgcatatttgtttaatataattatgtattttaaaattttaaatttcaaaatttagatacaataaaaacataaaaatgttTAATCTCCCTATTTTGAATCATACAATACGAAACACAAATTTTAGAAACTCCATCCAAAGTGTCTACCAACACATTGAAATCGGTggatataaaaacaaaaaggagAATCCAAATTATCAACTAAACATGCCTTGATTATGTATAACTTATTATTAACGATAAGATCAATTGATAAAGttaataaatataatacaatacaaaataatttataaatataataaaactcTGATTCAATTCTAAGAGCCTATCATTATAAATTTTGCTACATTTACCTTTAAAAAGTTAAACGTCgatagataaaaataaaaagagaccAAAGGTTCGAAAACATTTTACAGAAAAAATCTCTCAAACAAATTCATGAGGAGGTGATTCATCTAAAACTCGCTTGGATTGACCTAAGAATAATGTctttttttatgattatttttACCTAAAAATTATTGAACgacttgtttcttttttaaatgttgaaatcaaacatttgaaaataaattaacaacGTACCCCTAATTTTTCACGATCCATTTAGTGATCTAGGCCCACAATGAAGCCCGTTTGAGTAAAAGCCCAATTCTGATGGTCAAGATGAGACCAAGatgcaatttatttatttatatataaaccCTAGTTTCAAACGCAAAACCTAATCGGTGTGTCTCCAGCAGCCTGTGTTCTTTCCGATGGGTATGTCTTCCTTCTTATCTTTTTCTCGTTGAAATCTTTAGCGTTTGGGGAGCTTTTCCCCCCTAAGATTCGAATGTGTTCTTCCTATCTTCATAATTTTCTGTTTATATTGTTTAGGGAGGTATAATGCTTTTGTTTGATGTAATGGAAGTAGTTTCTTTTATCACATTGTGATATTTTTAGCTTCTTTTCCTTATTTGGTAAAATGGGGTCTTTTCTCTTACAACGGTTTTGGTTTTCTTGAActgtttttaatttctttaatttttttgcaTTTTAACACTCTTTCAGTTTAGATTGGTTGTAGAATGGATTGGATTAGATTATTATTTGCTTACGTTTGATGAATCCGAAAAATGTTCTACTTTTCTGATTGTTTTATGTTCTTGAAATCAATATAGCTTGTGAAGTATGCTTTTTTTTAGTTTCATtgttacaaatttttttttcaatttagttcTTATTCTGCTATAATTTACTATATACTCATTGTGAAAGTTCATACAATTTCCCTAAccattttcataaaaaaaattaaaagtgtaCTATCTTTAGCTTGGTGCCATGGATCCCCTAGAACACTATTCATGCTCATTCATTTCGATTTGTAGTGAATAATAAGTAGATTTCAGTTTACATTGTTTGTCCAGGAGCCGATATCAGATTCTTGTATGTTTATGAGTGATGAAATTTTAatagtttcttctttttatgtttttttttgcTTGGTTCCCATCATTTgtaatttgaaaaaatagggGCGTACAAGTACGTGTCAGAGCTATGGAGGAAGAAGCAGTCCGATGTGATGAGGTTTCTACAGAGGGTGAGATGCTGGGAATATCGCCAACATCCATCAATTGTCCGCGTCAATCATCCCACTCGCCCGGATAAAGCTCGGCGTCTTGGTTACAAAGCCAAGCAGGTAAGAAAATATGTAAACCTTTCCTTATAAAGTTTTTTGCATCTAAGCCTTCATGAGTTTTTTTCCTAGGTGATTTGGTTAGCATATTTTCAGTCTATGTCGTTGAAATTTTTGGTATCCTTATTATATTTTGTTCCGAATGTAGCCTTTTTGATTAGGAACTTGTTGTCTGCTTCTGCCACCATTTAGATAGCATCTGGAATGTTTTCAGTTATGATTATTTCATTTGAGTATTACACATTGAGGCTTTACCCTATTAGGATTTTTCCCCTAGAAGGAGAAAATGTAGTCATCATGTAACCAACCTTTTGACAAAAGAGCGGATGTGCAGAGTCCTCTCTTATACTTTCTTGTtgagttttcattttttttcgcAGTATTGTGTGGATATCATTTGCTTCAGCTGCAATAGTGAGTTAACATTTTTTGTTGCAGGGTTATGTGGTTTACAGGGTACGAGTGAGACGTGGTGGTAGGAAGAGGCCTGTTCCTAAGGGTATTGTTTATGGGAAGCCAACAAACCAGGGTGTTACCCAATTGAAGTTCCAGCGCAGCAAGCGATCGGTTGCAGAAGAACGGGCAGGGCGAAAGTTGGGTGGTTTGAGAGTTCTTAATTCTTACTGGATCAACGAGGTAATTTTCTATAAAATTGAGGATATAAATAACCTCTTAAATCCTCGCATACTGTTTTATGACTGTTCCCGAAATTGTAATAGGATTCTACCTACAAATACTATGAAGTGATATTGGTTGATGTTGCCCATAATGCGATTCGCAATGACCCGAGAATCAAATGGATCTGCAATCCAGTCCACAAGCACAGGGAGCTCAGAGGACTCACGTCAGCTGGCAA
This region of Cucumis melo cultivar AY chromosome 7, USDA_Cmelo_AY_1.0, whole genome shotgun sequence genomic DNA includes:
- the LOC103494480 gene encoding DNA-directed RNA polymerase III subunit rpc4-like → MKNQDSSPPRRKVKFAPKSSQRRRPPPPPVQKTEDEDGEGYVAQTRYLLRRANENLGKRANKVEKKSSVQVAFGPGAESTSSSIRTYGVPKVENGSRKNDIEPEVDEDEEFVLPVAMDVNEDGKFFDKKTKDGIAESSSSAMVTKTKRDYKEPWDYQNSYYPTTLPLRMPYSGDPERLDEAEFGQDAMNREYDENSVIPALDLGLQDENTENTKYFFQLPARLPLPKQSSTATGKEKVGNSRSSNSTSSSDLDDLKKLSAGCMGKLLIYKSGAIKLRLGDILYDVSSGSDCSFLQHVVAINTEKGQCCDLGDIGKRVVVTPDISSLLNSVTNLR
- the LOC103494481 gene encoding 60S ribosomal protein L15-2, with protein sequence MGAYKYVSELWRKKQSDVMRFLQRVRCWEYRQHPSIVRVNHPTRPDKARRLGYKAKQGYVVYRVRVRRGGRKRPVPKGIVYGKPTNQGVTQLKFQRSKRSVAEERAGRKLGGLRVLNSYWINEDSTYKYYEVILVDVAHNAIRNDPRIKWICNPVHKHRELRGLTSAGKKYRGLRGKGHLHHKARPSRRATWKRNNTLSLRRYR